The genomic DNA AAAAAGAAAAGAGTTGATGATGAGAATTCGCCTTTGAGAGAAGTTGAAAATAAAATCCTCGTAGTTGAAAGTAAAAACGTCAAACTTGAAAGGAAATGATTCAAAGTTGAAAGTAAGGTAACCAAGTGGCCGTTGCGGGTGGTACAAACACGTCTATTTTTGTTCATTTCCTCTTGTTTTGATGCATGAAGTATTCGCTCACTTGGTCAAATGACGTTCAAACTACGTAGATCGCGACTTTCTTTCCCCTCACCAAGTGGTGTAAGATAATCTGGATATCATTCATCCGTATAATAAAGGAGTTTTTCATCATGATCTATGTATGGGTCGGTGTGGCCGGTGCCGTCGGGGCGGTTCTTCGGTATCTCGTGGGCATATATGTGTATAGCAGCAGCGTCTTTCCGGTTGCCACGTTGGTCACCAACCTGATCGGAAGTTTCCTGCTCGCGATCTTCACGACAGTGCTCGTGGAGAGGTGGTCCTTGTCACCTATGGTGAAGACAGCCATCGGGACGGGGATGATCGGATCCTTCACCACGTTCTCGACGTTGAGTGTGGAAACCGTCGCCCTTTTTGAAGGCGGACGGACGGGCTTGGCCTTCCTTTATATTGCCCTCAGTATCTTCGGCGGACTGTTCATGAGTAGGATCGGCTTCCGCCTCGCAGAGAAAGAAGGTGCGCAATGAGCCTCTTATCCCTTCTGCTCGTCGGTGCAGGCGGCTTTATCGGAGCCATTGCCCGGTTTGCGACCACGCAGGCCATCAATAAAAAAAGCTCGTCCACCGTTCCCGTTTCCACCCTGACGGTCAATATCCTCGGTTCGTTCATCCTCGGATTACTGACGGGGAGTACGGCGGGGCACGCCCTGATGCTGTTCTTCGGGACAGGGATGATGGGGGCGTTCACGACCTTTTCCACGTTCAAACTTGAAGGGGTTCAGCTTCATCTCAAGAAGGAGAAGAGGGCATTTCTCTACTATAATGTCTGCTGCTATGCCGGCGGGATCCTGAGTGCCTACATCGGATTGATGCTGGGTCGCCTTTTATAACAGCTCAATGAAACAGCACCTTGAGGAACGAAACTCGGGGTGCTGTTTTTATGTTGAGATTTGCGTAAGGGTATTACAATTCATGGTAAAATAAGGTCACTGGAAAAGGGGAGTGGTTCAACCATGATCGGTATAAGTATCGCGACGAAGTGGGAGTTTGAAGCGACGCTGAGTCACTTTAGCGTCAAAGATGGCGAACGTTTTGCCTATCCCTACGGGGAGTATTTCATGAGGACAATCAATGGGCGAGAGCTTGTTTTCTACAGTACCGGCGTCAGGAAGGTAAACGGGGTCGGAGCGAATCAGTATATGATGTCTGCTTTTGGGTTGACGAAAGTGATCGTCGCCGGGACATGTGCAGGGATAGATGAACGGTTCCGTCCCTTGGATATTTTTGTGCCGGGTCAAGCCGTGCAATATGACTGCACCGTTAAGGAAATTGAGCCTTTTATCAAGCAATCTTTCATCGTCCATATCGATCTATCACCTTACGGAAATGATTTTAATAGGGGAACGATCGGCACGGCAGATAAGGCCGTGGTGATGTGGAAGGATTATGTTGAGCTTAAGGAACATAACATCACGATCGCTGATACAGAAGCAGGGGCGATTGCGTACATCTGTAAGAAGAATCAAGTGGAGTGCATCATCATAAAAGGTATATCTGATTTTGCGATGAAGGAGAGCAACGAGGACACATTCGAATCCAACAGTGAGCAGATGACGACTTATATCGAGAACACCCCCAAGGTAATGGAGAAAATATTCAGAGAGTATTTGATGAGATTTATTTGAAAGACCGCATCGATATGGGCACGGCCGTTCACCCATATTCTAATCAAAGAAGGAGAAACGCTTGAATGTGAAGAAATGAATAGTAGCTTGATAGGGTTGAGGTGGGGGACGGATGATACAATATCTCGGTACGCCGGTACTGGAAACGGAACGGATGATTTTAAGGAAGCTCGAGCTCTCGGACGCACAGTGTGTATTCGATCATTGGCTTAGCGATGATCGGGTAATGGACAATCTCATAAAAGGTGCCCATAAGTCTGTATCGGAGACCATTGAGAGGGTAAAAGAAATCGTGAAGAACTATGAGTCACAGGAGTTCTGTTATTGGGGGATGGAACTGAAAACGAGCGGTGAATTGATAGGAGCAATCGATCTTTTTCATTTCGATGGTCTGACGGATAATTGTGAGGTCGGCTATTCTATCGGTTACAAATGGTGGAACAAGGGATATGGGACTGAAGCCCTTAAAGCGGTCATCGATTTTGGTTTTAGAAGGATGAACGTTCATAAGATCTCAGCCGCACATAACTTGGATAACCCTGCTTCGGGGAAGATTATGCTCAAGAATGGAATGGAGCAAGAAGGTACGATTAAACATATGATCCGGAATGCTAAACATCAGTATAAAGATTGTGCTCTTTATGGGCTTCTGCAGGAAGAGTATAGGAAGAAGGAAAAGTGATCTTAACAAAACGGGACAGTGGTATGTATGCCACTGTCCCGTTTTGTTGATGACGTTTCGGTTATTCAGCTCATGAATGACCTTCCCGTATGTCCTTGATACTCTTGCCGGAAAGAAAGGCATGCCCGCTCCGCATCCTTTCGACGGTGGTGAACCCGTAGCGCGCATACACCTTCTCCACGGCTTCATTGATCGGAAGGACCCATAGGTTGGCCATGCCCCTGCGCGTTGATTCTTCCTGGATGAAGCGGATGAGGTGACCGATCAATCCCTTTCCCCGGTGAGCTTCAAGAGTCACGACGCTTTCAAGGCGCGCATCCGGACCATCTTGAAACAGACAGGCCGTGGAGCACACTTCACCATTGAGCCTGAGGAGAAAGTAGCTGAACGAGGGGTGGGCAAATTGCTCTTCGAAGACCTTTGTGATGGTGTCCTTGCTGCCGAATTCCTTGATGGTGTTTTCCACATCGATGGCTTCTTGGACATTTTCCTCGGTCACTTCTTCAATGGTCACCCCTTGCTTGTCGGCCACTCTCGCCATCTGATTGTTCCATAGCTGGACGGGGCTGACGAATTCTTCATACTGGAATTGGTTCTTTTCTAATTCGACCAGCAACGGTTGTTGAAGATGGAGCTCATGGATGTATAGGCGCGGTACGAGGTTCTTTTTCTGATAAAAAGACACCACTTTCGCGACCATTACTTGTGGATCATGGCACTCCCGGATGACGTGGGCATGATTGGCATCGTAGTAGCGGGGCTGATTTTCGTTATAAAAGAGGGCTCCCCACGGAGTATCGAGGCGGGCGGAGAATGCCCCGAGGTAGGAGAGGTCGAGTTTGTATAGATCATCGGTTGGGTTCATGGTTGTTCCTTCCTTTTGTTACATCATCCACGTCAGCATGACATTGATAACAAGAACCGTCATGCCGAGTCCGATGATGGTTTTTTTTGCGGTTAGGGTGATCCGGCCTTTCTTTTGTTTGGGTGTCACGATCATCAGGGTGACGAGATTGATGAGTAATATGATCAGTGTCGCTTGCATGGGTCGCTCCTTTAAGATGTAGTGCTTCCGATTTTACCATGAATTGGCTGGTGAGGTGGGGAGAAATGAAGGTGAATCCACGTTTGGAGTAGAAGTAGGATAGATAGAACGAATTTCTTGCGTGGAAGGAGACCATCATGACAACAATCGGACTGATCAGACATGGCATCACAGAGTGGAATCTCTTGGGGAAGGCTCAGGGAATCAGCGACATTCCTCTGAATGAAACAGGTAGGGAACAGGCGGAGAGACTGGGTGAGAGGTTAGCCGGCGAGGAGGCGTGGGATCTGATCATCGCAAGTGATCTATGCCGGGCAAGTGAAACGGCCGACATCATAGGGAGTAAGATCGGGCTGTCCCTTCATCATACGGATGAAACGATCAGGGAAGTGAACTGCGGGGAAGCGGAAGGCATGACGGAAGAGCAGCGCCTTGAAAAGTGGGGGAAGGAATGGCGCAGCAGGGCTCTTGGGATGGAGAAGCATGAGGACGTAGCGAGCAGGGGCGTGAGGTTCCTGGAAGGCGTGGTGCACAAATATGAAGGCAAGAGGGTGTTGGTGGTGAGCCACGGGGCGTTGATCGGTTTAACGTTGAAGCGATTGATGCCCGATACTTTCCAACAGACGAATATGGAGAATACGTCCATCACGGTATTGCATCATCACGAGGATCGGTGGGACTGTTCCCTCTACAATTGTTCCAAGCACTTGATCTAACCAAAAGACCAAAAGGCATCGGGGTGTCTTTTGGTCTTTTTCCATCATTAACGATTGGCCGGTCCAAGGCGGATCCGGAGTGGAAGATCAGGTATTTGATATTGCTCGATTTTCAAGGGGGTGCCCGTCAAGGTCCATGGGTGAGGTCACCCTTTGTTGTTGACCCACTTGATGACCTTGGCAGGATTCCCACCGACTACGACGTTATCAGGGATATCCTTTGTCACCACTGTCCCTGATCCGATGACAACATTGTCGCCGATCGTGACACCGGGGTTGATGATGGCACGGCCGCCGATCCAGACGTTGTCACCAATGGTGACGGGTTTGCCTGACTCGATGCCGCTGTTCCGCTCATGGGGATCGATCGGATGGGTGGCGGTGTAGATGTGTACGCCAGGTGCGATGAAGCAGTTTTCACCGATGCGGATATCGCATACATCAAGGAGGACGCAGTCAAAGTTCGCGTAGAAGTTCTCCCCGACGTATATATTGGAGCCATAGTCACAGCGGAAGCTCGGTTCGATGAAGAACTGGTCTCCGGTCTCACCGAATAGTTCGCGGATGATGGATGTGCGCTTGTCGAGGTCTGCGACCGGTGAATGATTGAAGTCATGGATCTGTTCACGGGCATGGGTTCTTCCTGCCACGAGTTCGGGATCGGCGGGATTGTAGTTCTCTCCTGCAAGCATCTTTTCTTTTTCGGTCTTCATGGGCAATGGCCCCTTTCAATTTTAGTTGTGGATCACACCGGGAATGAAGGGCGGATGTGTGATGTCTTGTCCATTCCAGATCCAGTGATCGGACTCACTGCTGTGGTTTCCGTACACATTCCCGATCAGCTGATTGTTCCGGTTGGACGGGTGGAGGCTTGCCAGGAACAAGCCGCTATCGGTGGGGATCATGATGTTGTTTTCCACCAGATTCTGAGTGGCATGATACTGCATGAGCAGCTGTCCCCCGTCCATGCCCATGGTGTCATTCCCGTAAAGGAGGTTATGGGAAATGCGGGTGTGCGTGGTGCCACCCCGTTTCAAATCGTAACCCCCGATTGAAATACCCGTGTAGCGGTTCCCGTAAACTTGGTTCCAGGCAATCTGGACCCGCGTCGTTTGTTTGCCGGGATGCTCACTGGCAATCTCGATTCCAAGGTCGTTATGGTGGGAAATGTTGTGCTCGATGACTACGTCCTTCCCTCCGTCCACATAGATGCCTCCGGCGGAGTATTCTTCATGGTAGGCAGGGTTGGAATGGCTGCTGACGTTATACACATGATTGTCACGGATGATGCCTTCGCGCGCCTGATCGTATTGCTCAATCGGGGCGATCCCTTCAAAGCCGATGACATCGATGCCGATGTTATCTACATTCCGGATCGTATTCCCGTTGATGAGGAAATCCTTCACGTTGCCGTTCAACGTCATCGCTTCACTGAATCCGAGGGTCAGGTCTTCGAGGGTATTGCCGGAGATCTCGATATCCTGGAGCGGTTCAGGTGCCTCTGTGCCGTAGAAGGCGATGCCGTGGGCGTTGCCGTTCGGATGGGTGGTGGTGATATCATGGATCCGATTATCAAGGATCCGGATGCCTGTCCCGTTTCCTTCTACTAAAATACCGGACGGGGTGGGTTCCTCTTGATCGGTGGAGAGGCCTCCCACATCGAGTCCTTGGATCGTGATATAGCTTTTACCGCGGATGGTGATGAGGCCACCATCTGCAGGTGCAGTCTCCCCGCTGATCACCGGGACCTCATCTTCATAGTGGGTGAAGCGGATCGGTTCTTGCTTTGTCCCGGAATGCTTGATGTCCAGCCGTTCAGGATACGTGCCTTCCCTCAGGTAGATTGTGGTACCCGGTACGGCCAGTTCGCTTGCTTTTTTCAGCGTCTTGAAGGGCTGTTCCTTTGTCCCGGCATGGCTGTCATCTCCATCAGGGGAGACGAACAAAGTGGACGGTCCGGCTGCTTCCGTGTGAAGAGGTAGGAAGCAACATAGGATGATGGCGATACTGAGGATCTGTTTCATAAAAACTCCTTGATGGTAGTAGTTTCTGGTACCGTGACAGACGATCATGTTCGATGGGAAGAGAGCCAATCGCTGTTGGGATGATCATGATCTGAATGTTTCTATTGATATTTAAATAGTTTCTTAACGTCTTATAGGGAAATGCGTTCCAATCTTAATGGGATCGTCCCTGGTACACCTTTATACTATTCATATTGACGATAAAGGAGAGGATCGGATTGCCAAAGAAATCGTGGAAAGAGTACTTTTTTGAGATTGTTCGATCGGTCATTTTCTACAAATAAGTCAGAGTTGTTTGATGTACCACGTATCCATGGTTCCATGTTCGGATCCATCCAAGGGTTCTGTCCGCTTGCTGAAGCCCAATCGATCGTACAGGGAGTTGGCTGCCTTTAGCTGCTCCATCGTTTCGAGGTAGCAGTGATCAAAGTGGTCCGAGGCGAATGCAAGGGCCGTGTTCATGAGCGATTTGGCCACCCCAAGCCCCCTGGCTTCCGGTGACACATAAAGCTTCTGCAGCTCACAGATCCGTTGTTGCCTATCGAACGGGGCGATGCCGACCCCTCCCAGGATCTGGTCCTGCTCGTTCACCGCTACCCAGTAACAGGCATCGGGCTGTTCACTATAGTAGCATGATAGGTCGTCCAGATAAGGATCGAAGTACGCTGTTCCGGGGATGTCGAGATGATTGGCTTCCAGGATGTCGCGGATGATCGCTGCCATTGCTTTGTTGTCTTTCTCTTCCAATAATCGAATCTTCATGGGAGCCTCCAATTGAGAATTTTTAGTATATTCATTATAGAAAACTTTCCTGAAGCGGGCAAGGTGGAGAACGGGAATCATCTCGGCTTTAGAATCCTTCTGACAAGTACCGCATGGCTTTTAAAAAGGAAAAGCAGGCTTTTATAGAAAGATTGGAGAAAATCCCAATGGTTGCGGAAAGGAGGAGAACAGTTGAACAGGGTTTATATACTTCTCACAGCTCTCCTTTTTTTCATTCTGCTTTTTTATGCAGGCGAGTTGAGTCAGAAGGCTAAGATCAACCATGGGGCCATGACAATGCAAGGGGTGCTGGTCATGGGTGATGGGCAAATCTACCTCGTGGGCGATGAGGGTGTGTCAAAAGAAGAAGTGGAGGGCGTATCAATCAATGAGGTGATTGGACGATACGGCTCTGTCGCTAAACTGGATATTCAAAATCTCTCTTTTTTTAAACGGCTTCAAACGGGGGACCGGGTGAAGATCTGGTACACCGAGGTACAAGAATCGTTTCCCTCAAAGATCCAGGTGCTGAAACTTGAAGTGCGATGAGTGGGCTCATCCTCCCTGGGTGAATAACAGCTTGATGCCGAACAGGATCAGCACCACACCGGTCGCACCCTCCATCCACCGTTGGACGATCGGTGATAGGAGCCATTCACGGATGCAATGAAGGCAGATGACGTAAAGGATGAACCAGATCAAGGAGAGCAGTGTATAGGTGAGCCCCATAAGGAGAAACGATGCCATCGCCCGGTCGGTGTCTGTCACGAATTGGGGCAGGAACGTGAGAAAGAAGATCAGGACTTTCGGGTTCAGGAGATTGGAGAGTAGCCCTTGAGTAAGGGGAGAGCGCTTTGCTTCCACCTGTGCCCCTTCCTCCGTATGTTTCCTCACCCATAGGGACTGGATCCCCAAGTAGATCAAATAGAGGGCGCCCACCCATTTCAACGTCTGGAACGCCCAGGCTGATTGGAAGAGCAGGGCCGATAACCCGCACGTGACGGCGATCGTATGACCGAGGGAACCGAGTGAAATCCCGATGGCCATCCAGATTCCGTCTTTTTTACTTCCGGAAATGGTTCTTTTCGTGATCAGGGCCGTGTCGACGCCTGGGCTCATGACGACGAACAGGGTCATCAATAAGAATGTGATCATCTTGTTCCCTCCTTGGTAGCTACTGTAGTTAAAAAATGTTAAATTAAATTTAACACGCAAATGAAAACTAAACAATTATAATTTAAAATAATTAAATTTAATTTAACGAGGTGTCACCATGGAACAAGATGAACTAGCAAAGAAGATCACCCAGCTCAGAAAAGAAGCGGGCAGGACGCAAACCCAGCTCGCTCAGGACGCCGGGCTCACGACATCCATGCTCAATCAGATTGAAAAGGGGAAGGCAACGCCGTCCATCCAGTCGCTGAAGTCCATCGCTAAAGCCCTTGATACCCCGGTGTTCACCTTCCTCATGGAGCAACATGATGCAAGCGAGCTGATTGTAAGGAAAGAAGAACGGAAGCAGATGATGATCGACGGGATCCACTACGAACTGGTGTCGCCGGACTTCACCAGCACATTGGTCACGGCCATCATGAGGCTATCCGCAGGGGCAGCATCTTCTGACTCCCCTCTTTCCCATAGGGGGGAAGAAGTGGCGTTTGTCATGCAGGGACCGATCGAGCTGACGCTGGAAGGAACCACCCATATCCTTCAGGCAGGGGACAGCGTGAAGATCCCTCCTTTTGCCGAGCATATGTACCGAAATCATTCTCAAGCAGAAGTGAGTATCCTTTTTTCTGTCACGCCTCCAGCGTTTTAACAGTTATATCTTCCCTCCATTATGGAAAGACCTAGTAAAGGACTATCTAACGAATGGAATGGAGTGTTTGACATGAAAGCTGTTACGTATCAAGGGAAGAAGTCGGTCGCAGTCAAAAACGTGGAGGATCCAAGAATTCAGGATTCCGAGGATGTCATTGTCAAGATCACCTCTACTGCAATCTGTGGATCAGATCTCCATTTATACCAGGGAAACTTCCCGCTTCCAATTGGATATGTTATCGGGCATGAGCCGATGGGGATCATCGAGGAAGTCGGCGCCGAGGTGACAAAATTCAAAAAAGGGGATAGAGTCATTGTTCCATTTACGGTTGCTTGCGGTCATTGCCCTTACTGTGATCAACACTTGGAAAGCCAGTGCGATCACTCCAATCCGCATTATGATTCCGGTGGACTTCTTGGCTACTCGGAGAAATATGGAAATTACCCAGGTGGCCAAGCAGAGTATCTTCGTGTCCCGTTCGGAAACTATACACCGTTCAAAGTACCTGAATCTTGTGAGCTTGAGGATGAAGAGATTCTTTTACTTTCAGACGTACTGCCGACAGCATACTGGAGCGTGGAGCATGCCGGAGTAAAGGCGGGAGACACGGTCATCGTCCTCGGATGCGGTCCCGTTGGATTGATGGCGCAACAGTTTGCTTGGAAGAAAGGGGCTGAACGGGTCATTGCGGTCGATTACTTCGACTACCGTTTGAATCATTCCCGTAAGATGAACAGGACGGAAACATTTGACTTCACCCAGTATGATGATATGGGCGAGACGTTGAAAGAATTGACCAAAGGCGGTGCCGACGTCGTCATCGACTGTGTCGGAATGGATGGGAAGAAGTCACCACTTGAGTTTATGGAGCAAAAGCTAAAGCTTCAAGGAGGGACGCTCGGTCCGATTCAGATTGCAACGAAAGCTGTTCGGAAATGTGGCACAGTCCAATTCACCGGAGTATATGGAGGTCTCTACAATATGTTTCCTCTTGGAGCATTCTTTGCTCGGAATGTCACGTTGAAAATGGGACAGGCACCTGCCCGTGCGTACATGGAACCTCTTTA from Rossellomorea marisflavi includes the following:
- a CDS encoding helix-turn-helix domain-containing protein, producing the protein MEQDELAKKITQLRKEAGRTQTQLAQDAGLTTSMLNQIEKGKATPSIQSLKSIAKALDTPVFTFLMEQHDASELIVRKEERKQMMIDGIHYELVSPDFTSTLVTAIMRLSAGAASSDSPLSHRGEEVAFVMQGPIELTLEGTTHILQAGDSVKIPPFAEHMYRNHSQAEVSILFSVTPPAF
- a CDS encoding fluoride efflux transporter FluC; translated protein: MSLLSLLLVGAGGFIGAIARFATTQAINKKSSSTVPVSTLTVNILGSFILGLLTGSTAGHALMLFFGTGMMGAFTTFSTFKLEGVQLHLKKEKRAFLYYNVCCYAGGILSAYIGLMLGRLL
- a CDS encoding GNAT family N-acetyltransferase, with protein sequence MNPTDDLYKLDLSYLGAFSARLDTPWGALFYNENQPRYYDANHAHVIRECHDPQVMVAKVVSFYQKKNLVPRLYIHELHLQQPLLVELEKNQFQYEEFVSPVQLWNNQMARVADKQGVTIEEVTEENVQEAIDVENTIKEFGSKDTITKVFEEQFAHPSFSYFLLRLNGEVCSTACLFQDGPDARLESVVTLEAHRGKGLIGHLIRFIQEESTRRGMANLWVLPINEAVEKVYARYGFTTVERMRSGHAFLSGKSIKDIREGHS
- a CDS encoding histidine phosphatase family protein, which translates into the protein MTTIGLIRHGITEWNLLGKAQGISDIPLNETGREQAERLGERLAGEEAWDLIIASDLCRASETADIIGSKIGLSLHHTDETIREVNCGEAEGMTEEQRLEKWGKEWRSRALGMEKHEDVASRGVRFLEGVVHKYEGKRVLVVSHGALIGLTLKRLMPDTFQQTNMENTSITVLHHHEDRWDCSLYNCSKHLI
- a CDS encoding permease, giving the protein MIGISIATKWEFEATLSHFSVKDGERFAYPYGEYFMRTINGRELVFYSTGVRKVNGVGANQYMMSAFGLTKVIVAGTCAGIDERFRPLDIFVPGQAVQYDCTVKEIEPFIKQSFIVHIDLSPYGNDFNRGTIGTADKAVVMWKDYVELKEHNITIADTEAGAIAYICKKNQVECIIIKGISDFAMKESNEDTFESNSEQMTTYIENTPKVMEKIFREYLMRFI
- a CDS encoding DUF3221 domain-containing protein yields the protein MNRVYILLTALLFFILLFYAGELSQKAKINHGAMTMQGVLVMGDGQIYLVGDEGVSKEEVEGVSINEVIGRYGSVAKLDIQNLSFFKRLQTGDRVKIWYTEVQESFPSKIQVLKLEVR
- a CDS encoding maltose acetyltransferase domain-containing protein, whose amino-acid sequence is MKTEKEKMLAGENYNPADPELVAGRTHAREQIHDFNHSPVADLDKRTSIIRELFGETGDQFFIEPSFRCDYGSNIYVGENFYANFDCVLLDVCDIRIGENCFIAPGVHIYTATHPIDPHERNSGIESGKPVTIGDNVWIGGRAIINPGVTIGDNVVIGSGTVVTKDIPDNVVVGGNPAKVIKWVNNKG
- a CDS encoding LysE family translocator gives rise to the protein MITFLLMTLFVVMSPGVDTALITKRTISGSKKDGIWMAIGISLGSLGHTIAVTCGLSALLFQSAWAFQTLKWVGALYLIYLGIQSLWVRKHTEEGAQVEAKRSPLTQGLLSNLLNPKVLIFFLTFLPQFVTDTDRAMASFLLMGLTYTLLSLIWFILYVICLHCIREWLLSPIVQRWMEGATGVVLILFGIKLLFTQGG
- a CDS encoding GNAT family N-acetyltransferase translates to MIQYLGTPVLETERMILRKLELSDAQCVFDHWLSDDRVMDNLIKGAHKSVSETIERVKEIVKNYESQEFCYWGMELKTSGELIGAIDLFHFDGLTDNCEVGYSIGYKWWNKGYGTEALKAVIDFGFRRMNVHKISAAHNLDNPASGKIMLKNGMEQEGTIKHMIRNAKHQYKDCALYGLLQEEYRKKEK
- a CDS encoding zinc-dependent alcohol dehydrogenase; the protein is MKAVTYQGKKSVAVKNVEDPRIQDSEDVIVKITSTAICGSDLHLYQGNFPLPIGYVIGHEPMGIIEEVGAEVTKFKKGDRVIVPFTVACGHCPYCDQHLESQCDHSNPHYDSGGLLGYSEKYGNYPGGQAEYLRVPFGNYTPFKVPESCELEDEEILLLSDVLPTAYWSVEHAGVKAGDTVIVLGCGPVGLMAQQFAWKKGAERVIAVDYFDYRLNHSRKMNRTETFDFTQYDDMGETLKELTKGGADVVIDCVGMDGKKSPLEFMEQKLKLQGGTLGPIQIATKAVRKCGTVQFTGVYGGLYNMFPLGAFFARNVTLKMGQAPARAYMEPLYDEIVKGNIDSTSIITHRMNLEDAAKGYDLFNNKEDNCIKVILKP
- a CDS encoding GNAT family N-acetyltransferase, giving the protein MKIRLLEEKDNKAMAAIIRDILEANHLDIPGTAYFDPYLDDLSCYYSEQPDACYWVAVNEQDQILGGVGIAPFDRQQRICELQKLYVSPEARGLGVAKSLMNTALAFASDHFDHCYLETMEQLKAANSLYDRLGFSKRTEPLDGSEHGTMDTWYIKQL
- a CDS encoding fluoride efflux transporter FluC; the encoded protein is MIYVWVGVAGAVGAVLRYLVGIYVYSSSVFPVATLVTNLIGSFLLAIFTTVLVERWSLSPMVKTAIGTGMIGSFTTFSTLSVETVALFEGGRTGLAFLYIALSIFGGLFMSRIGFRLAEKEGAQ
- a CDS encoding right-handed parallel beta-helix repeat-containing protein is translated as MKQILSIAIILCCFLPLHTEAAGPSTLFVSPDGDDSHAGTKEQPFKTLKKASELAVPGTTIYLREGTYPERLDIKHSGTKQEPIRFTHYEDEVPVISGETAPADGGLITIRGKSYITIQGLDVGGLSTDQEEPTPSGILVEGNGTGIRILDNRIHDITTTHPNGNAHGIAFYGTEAPEPLQDIEISGNTLEDLTLGFSEAMTLNGNVKDFLINGNTIRNVDNIGIDVIGFEGIAPIEQYDQAREGIIRDNHVYNVSSHSNPAYHEEYSAGGIYVDGGKDVVIEHNISHHNDLGIEIASEHPGKQTTRVQIAWNQVYGNRYTGISIGGYDLKRGGTTHTRISHNLLYGNDTMGMDGGQLLMQYHATQNLVENNIMIPTDSGLFLASLHPSNRNNQLIGNVYGNHSSESDHWIWNGQDITHPPFIPGVIHN